From the genome of Thiobacter sp. AK1, one region includes:
- a CDS encoding TlpA disulfide reductase family protein translates to MMRATFLLLCLVLFAAPVVAGELKPLTPRTAPPLLLKDLDGKRHDLADYRGKVVLVNFWATWCPPCRAEMPSMQRLKTMMRDQPFAILAVDMAETEKEIRDFLKEFKDAPLDFTILLDPKGEAMKAWKVHVFPTSFLVDTEGKLRYGVAGSMEWDEVDPIAKIQSLLPAPVAPAAPVTAQ, encoded by the coding sequence ATGATGCGCGCCACGTTTTTGCTGCTCTGCCTGGTCCTGTTTGCTGCGCCTGTTGTCGCAGGCGAGCTCAAACCGCTCACACCGCGCACTGCGCCGCCACTCCTTCTTAAGGATCTCGACGGCAAGCGCCACGACCTGGCGGATTATCGCGGCAAGGTGGTGCTGGTAAATTTCTGGGCCACCTGGTGCCCGCCCTGCCGCGCCGAAATGCCCTCCATGCAGCGGCTCAAGACCATGATGCGAGACCAACCCTTCGCCATCCTGGCAGTGGACATGGCAGAAACGGAAAAGGAGATCCGCGATTTCCTCAAGGAGTTCAAGGATGCGCCCCTCGACTTCACCATCCTGCTCGACCCAAAAGGCGAAGCCATGAAGGCGTGGAAAGTGCACGTCTTTCCCACCAGTTTCCTGGTCGACACGGAAGGCAAACTGCGCTACGGCGTGGCCGGCTCGATGGAATGGGACGAGGTCGATCCCATAGCCAAGATCCAGAGCCTGCTGCCCGCACCAGTGGCACCCGCAGCCCCTGTCACCGCGCAGTAG
- a CDS encoding cytochrome c1 → MKSKLILFLAAWLPAAVFASGAPVHLDRAPVNVNDKISLQKGARLFVNYCLNCHSANYMRYSRLTDLGLTEQQIADNLLFTQEKVGQPMTIALRPADGKAWFGATPPDLTVIARSRDPDWLYTYLRSFYRDPSRPTGWNNTVFPNVGMPHVLWELQGEQVAHFKTVKDHEGREQHVFDRFELIKPGKMSRAEYDAAVGDLVNYLVYMGEPAQAKRKQLGIIVIFFLLGLAVLTYYLKKEFWKDVH, encoded by the coding sequence ATGAAAAGCAAACTGATCCTCTTCTTGGCTGCGTGGTTGCCGGCCGCCGTCTTTGCCAGCGGTGCTCCGGTACACCTGGATCGGGCGCCCGTCAACGTCAATGACAAGATCTCCCTGCAGAAGGGGGCGCGCCTGTTCGTCAACTACTGCCTGAACTGCCATAGCGCCAACTACATGCGCTACTCGCGTCTGACCGACCTGGGGCTGACGGAGCAGCAGATCGCCGATAACCTGCTGTTCACCCAGGAGAAGGTGGGCCAGCCCATGACCATCGCCCTGCGTCCAGCGGATGGTAAGGCCTGGTTCGGCGCCACGCCCCCCGATCTGACCGTGATCGCGCGCTCGCGCGACCCGGACTGGCTCTACACCTACCTGCGCAGCTTCTACCGCGACCCTTCGCGGCCCACTGGCTGGAACAACACCGTGTTCCCCAACGTGGGCATGCCCCACGTGCTGTGGGAACTCCAGGGGGAGCAAGTGGCGCACTTCAAGACCGTGAAAGATCACGAAGGTCGAGAACAACACGTGTTCGATCGCTTCGAGCTCATCAAGCCGGGCAAGATGAGCCGCGCGGAGTACGATGCTGCAGTGGGCGACCTGGTGAACTATCTGGTCTATATGGGTGAGCCGGCCCAGGCCAAGCGCAAGCAGCTGGGCATCATTGTCATTTTCTTCCTGCTGGGCCTGGCAGTCCTCACTTACTACCTGAAGAAGGAATTCTGGAAAGACGTGCACTAA
- the soxZ gene encoding thiosulfate oxidation carrier complex protein SoxZ — protein MAEPMRIRATMAGDVADIKVLMNHPMETGQRKDAKTGQLIPAHFIQTVKAEVNGKTVLDAQWSVAISRNPFLGFKVKGAKAGDKVTVSWTDNKGDKNSAEATVA, from the coding sequence ATGGCAGAACCGATGCGAATCCGTGCGACGATGGCCGGCGACGTGGCCGACATCAAAGTCCTCATGAACCATCCCATGGAAACTGGCCAGCGCAAGGATGCCAAAACCGGCCAGCTGATTCCCGCCCACTTCATCCAGACCGTCAAGGCGGAAGTGAACGGCAAGACCGTGCTGGATGCCCAGTGGAGCGTGGCCATCTCCCGCAATCCTTTCCTTGGCTTCAAGGTCAAAGGTGCCAAGGCGGGCGACAAGGTCACGGTGAGCTGGACCGACAACAAGGGCGACAAAAATAGCGCCGAAGCCACGGTGGCTTGA
- a CDS encoding ClpXP protease specificity-enhancing factor has protein sequence MFDASTKPYLIRAIYEWCVDQGYTPYLAVQVDGRTRVPMEYVKNGQIVLNISYTATHKLKIDNDFIRFAARFNGVSRELKIPVEAVSGIFAKETGQGLFFQVGSPGAPIAGDTAPTSLPATPPRDEPPSPQSPKPARGSHLKVIK, from the coding sequence ATGTTCGATGCCTCCACCAAGCCCTACCTGATCCGCGCCATCTATGAGTGGTGCGTGGATCAGGGCTACACGCCCTACCTCGCGGTGCAGGTGGACGGGCGCACGCGCGTGCCCATGGAGTACGTGAAAAACGGGCAGATCGTGCTCAACATCAGCTACACCGCCACCCACAAACTCAAGATCGACAACGACTTCATCCGCTTCGCCGCGCGTTTCAACGGCGTCTCGCGCGAGCTGAAAATTCCGGTGGAGGCGGTGTCCGGTATCTTCGCCAAGGAGACCGGCCAGGGCCTTTTCTTCCAGGTGGGAAGCCCAGGGGCGCCCATTGCGGGCGATACCGCGCCGACCAGTCTGCCGGCTACGCCGCCCCGTGACGAGCCACCCAGCCCCCAATCCCCCAAGCCCGCCCGCGGCAGCCATCTCAAGGTCATCAAATAA
- a CDS encoding M48 family metalloprotease: MTFRFRWLVALLAALPFATPLLAADNLPDLGEASQSVFSAQTERKVGEAIMRELRLDRAYYDDPEITDYLNALGWRLAAHSGASGQDFEFFLMRDDTLNAFALPGGYIGVHTGLLLAAQNESELAGVLAHEIAHVTQRHIARMVAAESRNTLTTLAALAVAILAARSNSQVASAAVATAQAGAIQSQLDFTRENEREADRVGLQTLQAAGFDPRGMVSFFERLQKYNRIYENNAPSYLRTHPLTTERIADMEARVAELPYRQVPDSLEFQFARAKLRAVTGNPREAVTYFRESLREHKYANETATRYGLAMALLRDRQVDAAWEALTRLRARLAAPHPWVETLAGEILTAQGRSQALLDHYRQALERFPFHRALIYGYADALLKAGQAQDALKLVENRLRSTPADARLYELQARGYAQLGQVLAQHRALAEAQVLRGNLPAAIEQLQIALRSGQGDFYQLSSVEARLKELRSLDAETRKR; the protein is encoded by the coding sequence ATGACCTTCCGCTTCCGCTGGCTCGTCGCGCTTCTCGCGGCGCTGCCATTTGCTACGCCCCTCTTGGCCGCCGACAATCTGCCGGATCTGGGCGAGGCGTCCCAGTCCGTGTTCTCGGCCCAGACTGAGCGCAAGGTGGGCGAGGCCATCATGCGCGAGCTGCGTCTGGACCGAGCCTATTACGATGATCCCGAAATCACCGACTATCTCAACGCGCTCGGTTGGCGGCTTGCCGCCCACAGTGGCGCCAGTGGCCAGGATTTCGAGTTCTTCCTGATGCGCGATGACACCCTCAACGCCTTCGCCCTGCCGGGCGGCTACATCGGTGTGCATACCGGCCTGTTGCTCGCCGCGCAGAACGAGTCGGAACTCGCCGGTGTGCTGGCCCACGAAATCGCCCACGTCACCCAGCGCCATATCGCCCGCATGGTGGCGGCGGAAAGCCGCAACACGCTCACCACCCTCGCCGCGTTGGCGGTGGCCATTCTCGCCGCGCGTTCCAACAGCCAAGTGGCGAGCGCGGCCGTGGCCACGGCGCAGGCGGGCGCGATCCAGAGTCAGCTCGATTTTACCCGGGAGAACGAGCGGGAAGCCGACCGCGTCGGGCTGCAGACCCTGCAGGCCGCGGGCTTCGATCCTCGCGGGATGGTGAGCTTCTTCGAGCGGCTGCAAAAATATAACCGCATCTACGAGAACAACGCGCCCAGCTATCTGCGCACCCATCCCCTTACCACCGAACGTATCGCCGACATGGAAGCGCGGGTGGCGGAGCTCCCCTATCGCCAAGTGCCGGACAGCCTCGAGTTCCAGTTCGCGCGCGCCAAGCTGCGCGCCGTGACGGGCAACCCCCGCGAGGCGGTGACGTATTTTCGCGAGAGTCTGCGCGAGCACAAGTACGCCAACGAGACGGCGACGCGTTATGGTCTGGCGATGGCCCTCCTGCGCGACCGTCAGGTGGACGCCGCATGGGAGGCGCTCACCCGCTTGCGCGCTCGCCTGGCTGCGCCCCATCCGTGGGTGGAGACGCTCGCCGGAGAGATTCTGACGGCTCAGGGACGCAGCCAGGCGCTGCTGGACCACTACCGCCAGGCCCTCGAGCGTTTTCCCTTCCACCGGGCCCTGATCTACGGTTACGCCGATGCTCTGCTCAAGGCCGGCCAAGCGCAGGACGCACTCAAGCTGGTGGAAAACCGTCTGCGTAGCACGCCTGCCGATGCGCGGCTCTACGAATTGCAGGCGCGCGGCTATGCGCAGCTTGGCCAGGTCCTCGCGCAACACCGTGCGCTGGCCGAGGCCCAGGTTCTGCGCGGCAACCTGCCTGCTGCCATCGAGCAGCTGCAGATCGCCCTGAGAAGCGGCCAGGGGGACTTCTATCAACTCTCCAGCGTGGAAGCCCGGCTGAAGGAACTGCGCAGCCTCGACGCCGAGACGCGCAAGCGATGA
- the soxA gene encoding sulfur oxidation c-type cytochrome SoxA, with the protein MKKWLMAILGASLAVGTLATAHASPEQDRKEILDYFKNKFPNVKFEDYVHGAFIFSPDAFAQYQAIMEFPPFVTVIEQGKKMWETPFKNGKTYASCFPNGGKNVAGLYPYFDEQLGKVVTFEMAINACRKANGEDELSYSDMKTMGVLTAYARTLSDGMKMQIKVEGDKALQAYERGKQHFFQRRGQLNFSCATCHIQNAGNILRTEYLSPVLGQATHWPVFRAGENLVTLQNRYVGCNRQVRAKPYKEGSEEYNDLEYFHSYISNGLPMHASVFRK; encoded by the coding sequence ATGAAAAAATGGCTGATGGCGATTTTGGGCGCGAGTCTGGCCGTGGGGACGTTGGCGACGGCGCACGCGAGCCCGGAGCAGGACCGCAAGGAAATCCTGGACTATTTCAAGAACAAATTTCCCAACGTCAAGTTCGAGGACTATGTCCACGGGGCGTTCATTTTCTCGCCTGATGCTTTTGCCCAGTATCAGGCCATCATGGAGTTTCCGCCCTTCGTGACGGTCATCGAACAGGGCAAGAAGATGTGGGAGACGCCCTTCAAGAACGGCAAGACCTACGCCAGCTGTTTCCCCAATGGGGGCAAAAATGTCGCGGGGCTGTACCCCTACTTCGATGAGCAGTTGGGCAAGGTGGTGACCTTCGAAATGGCCATCAACGCCTGTCGTAAGGCCAATGGCGAGGACGAGCTCTCCTACAGCGACATGAAGACCATGGGGGTGCTGACGGCTTACGCGCGTACCTTGTCCGACGGCATGAAGATGCAAATCAAGGTGGAAGGGGACAAAGCTCTCCAGGCCTACGAGCGCGGCAAGCAGCATTTCTTCCAGCGCCGCGGTCAGCTGAATTTCTCCTGTGCCACCTGCCACATCCAGAATGCGGGCAACATCCTGCGCACGGAGTACCTGTCTCCCGTGCTAGGACAAGCCACCCATTGGCCGGTGTTCCGCGCTGGTGAAAACCTGGTGACGCTGCAGAACCGCTACGTCGGTTGCAACAGACAGGTGCGTGCCAAGCCCTACAAAGAAGGTAGTGAAGAGTATAACGACTTGGAGTATTTCCACTCCTACATCAGCAACGGGCTGCCGATGCACGCATCGGTGTTCCGCAAATAA
- the moaC gene encoding cyclic pyranopterin monophosphate synthase MoaC, with protein MSEFTHFDEAGQAHMVDVGEKAETKRVARAAGRICMQPETLAMIRAGDAKKGDVLGVARIAAIQAAKRTPDWIPLCHPIALTRVAVEFEVCEAESAIDCIVTTETVGRTGVEMEALTAVAAGLLTIYDMCKAVDRGMRMEAIRLLEKSGGRSGHWQAA; from the coding sequence GTGAGCGAATTCACCCATTTCGACGAAGCCGGCCAGGCCCATATGGTGGATGTTGGGGAAAAGGCGGAGACGAAGCGCGTGGCGCGCGCCGCTGGGCGGATTTGCATGCAGCCCGAGACGCTGGCCATGATTCGCGCCGGTGATGCCAAAAAGGGCGACGTGCTGGGCGTGGCACGCATCGCTGCCATCCAGGCGGCAAAACGCACGCCGGATTGGATTCCCCTGTGCCATCCCATTGCGCTGACCCGGGTTGCGGTGGAGTTCGAAGTGTGCGAGGCGGAATCAGCCATCGACTGTATCGTCACCACCGAGACGGTGGGGCGCACCGGGGTGGAAATGGAAGCCCTCACGGCGGTGGCCGCGGGCCTGCTCACCATCTATGACATGTGCAAGGCGGTGGACCGCGGCATGCGCATGGAGGCGATTCGCCTGCTGGAAAAATCCGGCGGGCGGTCCGGGCATTGGCAAGCCGCATGA
- the soxB gene encoding thiosulfohydrolase SoxB, whose protein sequence is MTRREFMQVLAAGVAAGLAMDSKQVLAGNVPANFYELPKFGNVCLMHFTDCHAQLLPIYFREPDVNIGIGSAAGRPPHLVGENFLKAFGIKPGTIEAHAFTYLDFVAAARTYGKVGGFAHLATLVKNIRAQRPGALLMDSGDTWQGSATALWTKGQDMVDAQKLLGVNVMAPHWEFTLGAERVKEIVEKDFAGSVDFLAQNVKTADFGDQVFKPYVIKHVNGVPVAIIGQAFPYTPIANPRHFVPDWTFGIQEESLQKYVDEVRAKGAQVVAVLSHNGMDVDLKMASRVTGIDVIFGGHTHDAVPQAIPVKNAKGTTLVTNAGSNGKFLGVMDLDVRNGKIQGYKYRLLPVFSNLIEPDRAMADYIRKVRAPYEAKLNEKLAVTEDLLYRRGNFNGTFDQLIVDALLEVKGADIAFSPGFRWGTTLLPGDTITMERLMDQTSLTYPATTLNELTGAQIKDIMEDVCDNLFNPDPYYQQGGDMVRVGGLQYTVNPNAKMGSRISNMMLKGKPLDPNKKYLVAGWASVQEGVTGTPIWDVVAEYLRSVKVIKKVKLNRPTIVGVGKNPGLA, encoded by the coding sequence ATGACGCGTCGTGAGTTTATGCAGGTGCTGGCAGCCGGTGTGGCTGCGGGCTTGGCGATGGACAGCAAACAGGTACTGGCGGGCAACGTGCCGGCGAACTTCTACGAACTGCCCAAGTTCGGCAACGTCTGCTTGATGCACTTCACCGACTGCCACGCTCAGTTGCTGCCCATCTATTTCCGGGAACCGGACGTCAACATCGGCATTGGTTCTGCAGCAGGTCGGCCGCCCCACCTGGTGGGGGAAAACTTCCTCAAGGCATTCGGCATCAAACCGGGAACGATTGAAGCCCACGCCTTCACCTACCTGGATTTCGTCGCCGCGGCGCGCACCTATGGCAAGGTGGGGGGCTTTGCTCATCTGGCCACCCTGGTGAAGAACATTCGTGCTCAGCGGCCCGGCGCCCTCCTCATGGATTCTGGCGATACCTGGCAGGGTTCGGCCACCGCCCTGTGGACCAAAGGCCAGGACATGGTGGATGCGCAAAAGCTGTTGGGCGTGAACGTCATGGCACCCCATTGGGAATTCACTCTGGGCGCCGAGCGGGTGAAGGAAATCGTCGAGAAAGATTTCGCGGGCAGCGTCGATTTCCTGGCACAGAACGTGAAGACCGCCGACTTTGGCGATCAGGTGTTCAAGCCCTACGTCATCAAGCACGTCAACGGTGTTCCGGTGGCCATCATCGGGCAGGCCTTCCCCTACACGCCCATCGCCAACCCGCGCCACTTCGTACCGGATTGGACCTTCGGCATCCAGGAAGAGAGCCTGCAGAAATACGTGGACGAAGTGCGCGCGAAGGGCGCGCAGGTGGTGGCCGTGCTGTCCCACAATGGCATGGACGTGGATCTCAAGATGGCCTCCCGTGTCACCGGCATCGACGTGATCTTCGGCGGCCACACCCACGACGCCGTCCCCCAGGCCATTCCCGTCAAGAATGCCAAGGGCACCACCCTCGTCACCAACGCCGGCTCCAACGGCAAGTTCCTCGGCGTCATGGACCTTGACGTGCGTAACGGCAAGATCCAGGGATACAAATACCGGCTGCTGCCGGTATTCTCCAACCTCATCGAGCCGGATCGCGCCATGGCGGACTATATCCGCAAAGTGCGCGCGCCCTATGAGGCCAAGCTCAACGAGAAACTGGCGGTCACCGAGGATCTGCTCTATCGGCGCGGCAACTTCAACGGCACCTTCGACCAGCTCATCGTCGATGCGCTGCTGGAAGTGAAAGGCGCGGACATTGCTTTTTCCCCGGGCTTCCGCTGGGGCACCACGCTTTTGCCGGGCGACACCATTACCATGGAGCGCTTAATGGATCAGACCAGCCTCACCTACCCGGCCACCACCTTGAACGAACTGACTGGGGCCCAGATCAAGGACATCATGGAGGATGTCTGCGACAACCTCTTCAACCCGGATCCCTACTACCAGCAGGGGGGGGACATGGTGCGGGTGGGCGGCTTGCAGTACACCGTCAATCCCAATGCCAAGATGGGTAGCCGCATCAGCAACATGATGCTCAAGGGCAAGCCGCTGGACCCGAACAAGAAATACCTGGTCGCAGGCTGGGCCTCAGTGCAG
- the soxY gene encoding thiosulfate oxidation carrier protein SoxY produces MNFARRTFIKGAGAAGTVAVAVAAGLIKPTEVLASEWNKAAFEAKGVADALKAIGVASAADSKDIQIKAPDIAENGAVVPVEVTSNIAGTEAIALLVEKNATPLVADFALSNGAVGYVSTRIKMGQTSNVRVVVKAGGKYYAAVKEVKVTIGGCGG; encoded by the coding sequence ATGAATTTTGCACGCAGAACATTCATCAAGGGCGCGGGTGCGGCCGGCACGGTGGCCGTGGCGGTGGCCGCGGGCCTCATCAAGCCCACCGAGGTATTGGCCAGCGAATGGAACAAGGCTGCCTTCGAGGCCAAGGGTGTGGCCGACGCGCTCAAGGCCATCGGTGTGGCCAGCGCGGCCGACAGCAAGGACATTCAGATCAAAGCACCGGATATCGCCGAGAATGGCGCCGTGGTGCCCGTGGAGGTGACCAGCAATATCGCCGGCACGGAAGCCATCGCCCTGCTGGTGGAGAAGAATGCCACGCCTCTGGTGGCGGACTTCGCCCTTTCCAATGGCGCCGTGGGCTATGTCAGCACCCGCATCAAGATGGGCCAGACCTCCAACGTGCGTGTGGTGGTCAAGGCTGGCGGCAAGTACTATGCCGCGGTCAAGGAAGTGAAAGTCACCATCGGCGGTTGCGGCGGCTGA
- a CDS encoding ArsR/SmtB family transcription factor — MSAPLSPKKRLYEQLARVAKALAQPGRLELLEALGQGERSVDALAQVTGMSVANTSHHLQTLRDGGLVTSRREGLQVIYRLSDPAIPIEHYVSR, encoded by the coding sequence ATGAGCGCCCCGCTGTCCCCCAAGAAACGCCTGTACGAACAACTCGCCCGCGTCGCCAAGGCGCTGGCTCAGCCCGGACGATTGGAACTGCTGGAAGCCCTGGGACAGGGCGAGCGCAGCGTGGATGCGCTCGCTCAGGTGACCGGCATGTCGGTGGCCAACACCTCCCATCACCTGCAGACCTTGCGCGACGGCGGGCTCGTGACGTCGCGGCGTGAGGGTCTGCAGGTCATCTACCGGCTGAGCGATCCGGCCATCCCTATTGAGCATTACGTAAGTAGGTGA
- a CDS encoding glutathione S-transferase N-terminal domain-containing protein, protein MMTLYSGTTDPFSQRCRIVLYEKGMDFQVIDVDVENMPEDIAVMNPYNRVPVLVERDLVLHEANIINEYIDERFPHPQLMPADPVMRGRARLFLFRFENELFCHIDTLEKGPKKEADKARAIIRDHLTLIAPVFQKQKYMLGDEYSMLDVAIAPLLWRLEYYGIQLPKQAAPVLKYAERLFSRPAFIEAMTPSEKAMRK, encoded by the coding sequence ATGATGACTTTGTACTCGGGGACCACCGATCCCTTCAGCCAACGCTGTCGCATCGTGCTCTATGAAAAGGGCATGGACTTCCAGGTCATCGACGTGGACGTGGAAAACATGCCGGAAGACATCGCGGTGATGAATCCATACAACCGCGTGCCGGTCCTGGTGGAACGCGACCTGGTGCTGCACGAAGCCAACATCATCAACGAGTACATCGATGAGCGCTTTCCCCATCCCCAGCTGATGCCGGCGGACCCGGTGATGCGCGGCCGTGCGCGCCTGTTCCTGTTTCGCTTCGAAAACGAGCTGTTCTGCCACATCGATACCCTGGAGAAGGGCCCCAAGAAAGAAGCAGACAAAGCGCGCGCCATCATCCGCGACCATCTGACCCTGATTGCGCCGGTGTTCCAGAAACAGAAATACATGCTGGGCGATGAGTACTCCATGCTGGACGTGGCCATCGCGCCGTTGCTCTGGCGCCTGGAATACTACGGCATCCAGCTGCCCAAGCAGGCCGCGCCCGTGCTCAAATACGCCGAGCGCTTGTTTTCCCGCCCCGCCTTCATCGAAGCCATGACGCCCTCGGAAAAGGCGATGCGAAAATAA
- the soxX gene encoding sulfur oxidation c-type cytochrome SoxX — translation MRKAPAMLLAASIVGALLTTSVFAAEEKKEETGQDIAFNNRKGNCLACHSIPGDPKAVTIANIGPPLIAMKARFPDKSKLRAQIWDATAANPYTSMPPFGKHKILSEQEIDKVVDYVYGL, via the coding sequence ATGCGTAAAGCCCCAGCCATGCTGCTGGCCGCCAGCATCGTCGGCGCGCTCTTGACAACTTCCGTTTTCGCCGCCGAGGAGAAAAAGGAAGAAACCGGCCAGGACATCGCGTTCAACAATCGCAAGGGCAACTGTCTGGCCTGCCATTCCATTCCTGGTGACCCCAAGGCGGTGACCATCGCCAACATCGGTCCTCCCCTCATCGCCATGAAGGCGCGCTTCCCGGACAAATCCAAGCTGCGCGCCCAGATTTGGGATGCCACTGCGGCCAATCCCTACACTTCCATGCCGCCTTTCGGTAAGCACAAGATCCTGAGTGAGCAGGAGATCGACAAGGTGGTCGATTACGTTTACGGTCTGTAA